From a region of the Thermoplasmata archaeon genome:
- a CDS encoding L-threonylcarbamoyladenylate synthase → MQILKINEDDIHILGEFIKNDFAVVPTDTLYALSISIYSENAAKIYNVKNRSDNVPVPIAVNSIEMMYNLAEVPDLAIKILDNTPKGTITLVLKNKKVPRYLVSDTVGIRIPNSDVISKLVEIAGPITITSANIHGGKAPNTLSTAIEELKDRVHMFLDGGILSGIPSTVIKVNENNIELVREGVFEFKKIINIVNEYKRL, encoded by the coding sequence ATGCAGATTTTGAAAATAAATGAAGATGATATACATATACTAGGAGAGTTTATTAAAAATGACTTTGCGGTAGTTCCTACAGATACATTATATGCACTTTCAATTTCTATATATTCAGAAAATGCAGCAAAAATATACAATGTAAAAAACAGATCGGATAATGTACCCGTGCCTATCGCTGTAAATTCTATAGAGATGATGTACAATCTGGCAGAAGTGCCGGACCTGGCAATAAAAATTTTAGATAATACCCCAAAAGGAACAATAACATTAGTTTTAAAGAATAAGAAAGTACCTAGATATTTAGTAAGTGATACTGTTGGTATTAGGATCCCGAATTCTGATGTTATTTCAAAACTTGTAGAGATAGCCGGCCCCATCACTATTACCAGTGCTAATATACATGGAGGTAAAGCTCCAAATACTTTATCAACAGCTATTGAAGAATTGAAAGATAGGGTGCATATGTTTTTAGATGGTGGTATTTTGTCTGGAATACCTTCAACAGTAATTAAAGTTAATGAGAACAATATTGAGCTTGTAAGAGAAGGTGTTTTTGAATTTAAGAAAATCATAAATATTGTTAACGAATATAAAAGATTATAG